From one Dehalogenimonas sp. THU2 genomic stretch:
- a CDS encoding response regulator translates to MDDEPSICEICKRVLAGCGLSVDCACDGRDGRQLIEINAYYLIILDIRMPVSSGKDFFRYLKTERQELIDCVLLTSGDLMNDDTEAFVRSSGRPFLPKPFSPDELKSAVGKLYLSLHPGTADVNFI, encoded by the coding sequence ATCGACGATGAACCTTCTATCTGCGAGATATGCAAACGGGTGCTCGCCGGGTGCGGCCTGTCGGTGGATTGCGCCTGCGACGGCCGGGACGGACGCCAACTGATTGAAATAAATGCGTACTACCTCATCATTCTCGATATCCGGATGCCCGTCAGTTCCGGAAAGGACTTCTTCCGCTACCTCAAGACGGAGCGTCAGGAACTGATCGACTGTGTGCTGCTGACCAGCGGCGACCTGATGAATGACGACACAGAGGCATTCGTCCGGTCCTCCGGCCGGCCGTTCCTGCCCAAACCCTTCTCCCCGGATGAATTGAAATCCGCGGTCGGCAAACTATACCTGTCACTGCATCCCGGCACCGCGGACGTCAACTTCATTTAA
- the ispF gene encoding 2-C-methyl-D-erythritol 2,4-cyclodiphosphate synthase, with amino-acid sequence MSVRIGIGYDVHRLAPDHKLVLGGVEIPFSHGLIGWSDADVLTHAVMDALLGAAGLGDIGAHFPPGDPQYKGISSLILLERVGGMLKERGWQVGNIDVIIAAEQPKLRPHIDAMCRNISKTLGIDAGSVNVKASTSEELGFVGREEGLCAWATALIEK; translated from the coding sequence ATGAGCGTCAGAATCGGCATCGGTTACGACGTCCACCGCCTGGCCCCGGACCACAAGCTGGTACTAGGGGGCGTGGAGATCCCCTTCAGCCACGGACTCATCGGCTGGAGCGACGCCGACGTGCTGACCCACGCCGTCATGGACGCCCTGCTGGGCGCGGCGGGGTTGGGAGACATCGGCGCTCACTTCCCGCCCGGCGACCCACAGTACAAAGGCATCTCCAGCCTGATACTGTTGGAACGCGTCGGCGGTATGCTCAAAGAGCGCGGCTGGCAGGTCGGCAATATCGATGTCATCATCGCCGCCGAGCAGCCCAAACTGCGCCCTCACATCGACGCCATGTGCCGGAACATCTCGAAAACACTGGGCATCGATGCCGGCTCGGTCAACGTCAAGGCCAGCACCTCTGAAGAACTCGGCTTCGTCGGCCGTGAAGAAGGGCTGTGCGCCTGGGCGACGGCATTAATCGAAAAATAA
- the ispD gene encoding 2-C-methyl-D-erythritol 4-phosphate cytidylyltransferase translates to MFNNQRVAAIIAAAGSSERMEGIDKIFTNLGNRPVLARTVYPFECTPLVDRIVVVLNENNLAAGEKLAENVKWRKVTDIVAGGARRQDSVMNALKKLENDVEWVIIHDGARPLLRVEQIEEGLKAAQASGAAVCAVPVTDTIKLASEDLSIRETLSREYLWAAQTPQIFRYDLIRRAYETATETATDDASLVERLGVPVKLYRGSYGNIKITTPESLAAAEMLWRRSGE, encoded by the coding sequence ATGTTTAATAATCAAAGAGTAGCCGCAATCATCGCCGCCGCCGGTTCCAGCGAGCGCATGGAGGGAATCGACAAGATATTCACCAACCTTGGTAATCGACCGGTGCTGGCGCGGACGGTCTATCCCTTCGAGTGCACACCCCTCGTCGACCGCATAGTGGTCGTCCTCAACGAGAACAATCTGGCCGCCGGGGAAAAACTGGCCGAAAACGTGAAGTGGCGCAAGGTGACCGATATCGTGGCCGGCGGCGCCCGCCGCCAGGATTCGGTGATGAACGCCCTGAAAAAACTGGAAAACGATGTCGAATGGGTCATCATCCACGACGGCGCCCGGCCTCTGCTTCGCGTGGAGCAGATAGAAGAGGGACTCAAAGCCGCCCAAGCCAGCGGCGCCGCGGTCTGCGCCGTGCCGGTGACCGACACCATCAAACTGGCTAGCGAAGATCTTTCGATCAGGGAGACACTGTCCCGGGAATACCTGTGGGCCGCTCAAACGCCCCAGATCTTCCGCTATGACCTCATCCGTCGCGCCTACGAAACCGCCACCGAAACCGCCACCGACGACGCTTCTCTGGTGGAACGCCTGGGTGTGCCGGTTAAGCTGTACCGGGGATCTTATGGCAATATTAAAATTACCACCCCGGAAAGTTTAGCCGCCGCGGAGATGCTGTGGCGGAGAAGCGGAGAGTAA